From the Patescibacteria group bacterium genome, the window GAGTGAAGCTTTGGTGCTACAAGGCTTACGAAGTCGGCTCAATCAACCAAACCCCTGGTGCCCTTTTCTCCACCCGCTCTACATTTACAAACACACAGCCAACGGTTGCAGCATGGCAGACGGCTGCTGTCGACTACAATATTGTTTTGCAGAAAGCCAGAGAAAGCATTTCCAAGCCCATAATGCCAACTATTTTACCGGTGCAAAGGATAGGGCCCATCTCGGCAAACGATCAAGCCTGCAAATCGTGGTATACAACCAGAAGGATTGCCTCGGACGCGGATGCCCAAAAGTGGATTGACGCTCAGCTCAAGGAGATTAAAACCGTTGTACCAGATGGACAAAACGACGCAGCAGCTCAATATCTCAAGGATTATCTTTCAAACTCAGCCTCAGCCTCGGCACTGAAAAGCTTCTTGATCAACACAGATGCTGCTTCCTTCCAAAGATATTATGGCACCGCGTCAAAGCAGTATCCCACCGTTGCCCTATCGACAAGAGAAGCTAATTCTCTCGTATCCGACTGGGATAAATTAAACGCTGGCATCCCATATGTAATTAACGGTCAGAGTGGTGCAGTCACAGCTTCGAATTGGTTTCTCGGCGTCGGAGCCGTCGCTCTTATAGCTGCAGGTGTAGTAACCGCTATGGGAGTTGGCGGTACGGTATTATTTGGCTCGGCCGGCGTCACTGCTCCCGCAGTAGCTGTTACTCAAGCGGCAAGCGGAGCAGCCGTGACTGCCTCAGGCATTGAAATATCCGGAGCATATGGTACTGCCTTGCTTCATGCAGCTACTGCCGCCGGGACTGGGACAGTCGTGGATGGCGGTATATTATTGACTACTGGAGCAGTAATACCTGCGACTGCTACTGAAATAGCGGCTGGGAGCGTAGTCGCAACAACGGCCGCGAAGATAGCCATTGGGGCTGTAGTTACCCTTACGGCTGTATGGCTCCATGAATATATACTGAGAGCTGCCGCCCTAGCAGTCGGAGTCATAATAGGTGTTTACAATACATTCAAAACTTGGATGGACGCGGCGGCGAAAGCTGGAACATGGAACCCAATAGTTGCGTGGCTCAATAATTCTGAATACAAGGCTGCGAGAGAGGCTTATCTTTACAATATTTCGAAATTCTCCTTGGACATGTACTACGCCAACCAGAATAACCAATACAACAACTGCTTGAAAGGCAAGGGGGATCCCGCTGCCGTCTTTAATAGCACTGTCGATTCCCAATACCAAAAACTTTTGCCCCAGGGGTATGCGCTCGCTGGAACTTTCAATAATGCTCCAGGAGCCAGTGATTCTCCTTCGCTCTGCGCCGGATTTGATATGTGGAAGGAACCAATTTCATGGGCTTTTTGTGGTATTATCAGCATTTTCTATGATTTTGCGACTTGGCTGCAAGGACTTGGGGACAAATGGATGGCAGCCACTATTGGCGTGACCTACGACTCATGCTCAGCGGGCCCATGATATTATGATGAATATTCTCGAAAAATTGAACTTATCAAAACAGAGCAGAATAATAGCCTTCTGCATTTTTGGATTTTTCCTTGTCGTTCTAGCTTTCTTGGTCCACCCTACCTTAACACTGGCCGGTACTGGGACTACCAGTAATCCAGCCACTTCATTTAATCCTCCGACAAGTTTAGCCAAAATCTATGAAGTTCTGGGCACCAACAACGGCGGTGTAGGTCACGAGATCCGATCTCTTTGGATCACCATGATGGGTATCGTGAATTCGCTGATAGTCTTAGTTCTCCTTTTTGTCGCTTTTGCGGAAATACTACGCTTGAATGTCAGTACTTACGGAATCAAGAAGATATTGCCTACCCTAGTCCTGGCCGTACTAGCCGCCAACTTTAGCTACATTCTCTGTCGTTTCATAGTCGATGTTGCCAACGTAATGCTGACTCTCTTTTTGAGTGATACCAATACCAAATGTATTACAGAAGGCATCAAAGTCTCAAAGTTCTTTCATGCCGACATCGAATCAATCATCAAAGATTTGAATGCGAACAAGGCAGGAGGTACTTCCGGTGGCCTTTTGACGGCATTGGCCTTGGTAATTTTTTCGATTGTCGCGGCGGTAATCACCTTAGTCCTGGCTTTTCTCTTTACTATCAGGAATTACATTATATATCTACTTGTGATTGTAGCTCCGATTGGCTTCATGGCCATGGCTCTGCCCCAAACCAAAACTTACTTCGGCCAATGGTGGAGCATGATGGTGAAATGGACTTTCATGCCTACTGTATCGATTGCCATCATCTGGATGGGTGGGCAATTGCTCAAACTATCAGGCATAGGAGACTCCCCGCTCATGGGTATGGTTCTCTCTGTTGCCTTCTTGGTCCTTGCGATCCAGGTCCCCTTCAAGCTCGGCGGCCCAATCATGCAAAAATGGGGTGACATGGGCAAGAAAGCCTGGGGATCAACAGGTGGAGCTGCCGCCAATAAATGGGGTAGCGGCATCAAGGACTACTGGACTAATCAGGGGAAAAGCGTGGCCATGCGCGGCTGGAACAACTGGCGCATGACTGGATTAAATATGGTCCGCAAAGGCAACGGTTTCCAACGTGCCTTGGGAAACAGCTTCCTCTTCGGCTCGGGCGGAGACAAGGCTAAAGCCAATGTCAAATTTGAAGAAGATTTTGCAAAGGGTCTGACTGAGGGTATCCAGGCTCGTCACTACTACAAAGAAGACAGCACAGGCAAAGCAAGCAAAGCAGGCAAAAACCTCCAAATGCGCCGAGAATATCGGGCGAACCGTGCAGGCGAGGAGAAAGAGTATGAGGCCTATGCCAAAGAAGATATTATGAAGGTAGGGGCGACCGATCCAGAAGACGAGATGTACACCACCCTCAAGGCATGGCGCGCTTCTTCTGGACATGCCAGACAGAGAATGGCTATAGCCGAACAGCATATGAACGATTTAGTTGGGCAAGGTACCTTCGCCTCGATCCAGGGATATTTGATGAAAAAAGAAGACCAGAGTGAGGAAGAGATCAGAGTAGACGCGATTAAGAACAATCCCACTATTACAGACGCTGAGCTTAACAAGATTGTTGAGGAGACCGTAAAGGCAAGAAAAGAAAGAGACCAGGCAGAATACAAGAAGGTACTGGGAATGAACCAAGATCAATTCAAGGAATGGAGCGAATTCCAGATATTTGTAAATACCGAGAAAGAAAGTACTAATCGATTGAAAGAAAAAGCCGAGAAAGACCAGCTCGTCAAGCCGACAATGGATCAGCTTGCTATCCATGAACAAGCCGAGCTTTCTCAAGAAACCAAGCTTACAACACAGAAATTCAAAGAACTCTCTGACGAATTGAAAAAATTCGCCAACGGTATACAGACGAGTGGCAGAAAATTAAGTGAAATGACCCAAGAGGAAAGAAACCACTTGCAGTCCAGCGCTTTCAGCGATGACGAAAGAAAGAAGTTTTCTGCCTATCTTAACAACCAGGGTCGCGCCACCGTCCGCCTTCGAGAGATGGGCGTATTGAATGAGAACGAGGAGTTCCGAGGCAGCGGTGACGCTCACGACTCCGCAATTGCTAAGGCCGTTGAGACGAGAGAAGCAGAGTTTATCGAGAAATTTATCAAGGGCGAGATGAAAAACGGTAAGAGAGCCGGAAAGGTAAGAATCGACGAGACTACGGGCAGGATTTCTCATATTCCAGCTCACTTGAGAAACCTGGTCGAACAAGATGCAGACGGGAACATCAAGCTAAGGCGTATGGATAGGACCACCTATACCAGAGGATTGGCTGTTGCTAACGATAAAACCAAGGGAAGAGTTGCGGACTATTCCGCTATGACTGTCGACACCCTAATAAATCTGCTTACTGCAGGGGACAAAAAAGACAGCATCACCGCCGAAGACATCCAGGCCTTTAGAGCTGGACATGCCACCTCAGATACCAATAAGCGTAGCCGTATGATGGCCATGATAGCTTCACTTGCCGCAAAACTCGACAAGGCAAACGAAGCCAATCCAGCCGCTGAATTCATTATCAGTGGGCTTAGCCGTGATGAGACTACTGGGACCGACGAGACTCAGGAATTATTATCGGAACTTGAAAAATCTGCGGCGACTGGAGCCGCTTGGTCGACAGGCAAAGGTATGGAGGAGGCGTTAAAAGCAGCGCGGGATGCGTCTGCCGGTGACATAACGGAGTTTCGTAGAACTTTGACTACTGTTTACGCGACAATCCCCCAAAATCAAAGAGGTACCGTCAACTCTATTATTAGAAAATTTGTCAGAACTGGATCGTATTAAATTTATTTATGGACAAAGATTACACTAATTTGATTAGGCTACTAATTCAGGCAGATGACAGATCACTTGGTGACGAGTCAGTCACTTCTATTTTGTCGCGAGCTCAATCCGTCGACGCTTCTGTCAAGAGGACAGTGGCTGAAAATTATGATGATATCAAAATATTTGTCGCTTCAAGGAAAGCCGACATTTATCCTCGTCATCTCCTGTTGGAAAGGCTTCAGCTGAAATTACTCGACGCCGTGCTTCTCGATGTCAATGCGTCTCAAGTTTCATCCTGGAAACCCGAACAGATTATCGAAAAGATAAATCATGACATTGTTGAGGGCAAGGGAGACTTTAAGTTAAATAAAATAGACAATATCCTGGACATTATTCACAAGATCCAGACCGTGGAGAAAGTAAACCGCTCCATCGACCTGATCTATTATTATGATCTTGCCCAGAAGGCATATTTTCACATGCCATATTTTCGGAACCTAGAACAAAATGTTATTGAGAATATAATTCGCGATTTGGAAAACAATTTCCCTAGAGTTAGATACACCTTGTCCGATGAGACAGCCTCCAAGAAAATAGCCACTGCCTGCTTGCTGTCCAAGGGATTCACTCAAAGCCAGCTATCTCCGCTGACTGCACCATCACTTTTCGAGATCATGAAGGACATTTTCTTTTGCTGTGTGGCGACCCTAATATTGAGAAGCACAAACAAAAGTAATTCATATACCTCCGCTGAGGCAGTCGACACCCTCGACCTTCTCATGGTTGATGATCAAATCATGAGCAATTGGGATTAGTACTTCGCCGAGCTGACCTTATAAATTTTGGCACGGCTGATCTGTTGCTGTACTTTGGTATCAATGTTATAATTTCCCTAGAGATTAATTTGGAGGGGATATTGAGATTTAAGGTTCCGCAAAATATCGACATGCAGGATCGCATTTTGGGGCCACTGACCATGGTTCAATTTATCTATGCCGTGGTCGGATTTGGCATTTGCTACGCTATATTCTCGGCCATACCTGCGCCGCTCTCCTATCTGCTGGTCATACCAATCGGCCTTTTTGTCGTATGTCTCGATTTCGTCAAGGTCAACGAGAGGCCTTTCCTAAACTTTTTCATGTCAGCGATCCAATTCGCCGGTTCGCCCAAACAAAGGTTTTGGAGCCAGGGCAGCGATTCAGATATGGAAGTGGAGATTTATCAAGCCCAAGTCCAACAAACAACCCATCCACACAAAGATATTAGCCACGCCGAGATCGAAGCCCTGGCTGGGAAAATAGACACTATTTCAGGCAAACAGATGATTGAAAGATAGTTTTTATGGCATTTTCAACTCAACAACAAATTGAGATTGCGGGTATCAAGGACGGTATTATCATCATGAAAGATGGAACGTACCGTGTCATTTTGGAGGTGACTGCTACCAACTTTGCGCTCAAAAGCGAGATGGAGCAAAACTCTCTAATCATGCAATATCAGAGCTTCCTAAATTCCCTACATTTTACGATCGAGATCACCATACGCTCGAAAAGATTGGATTTAGCTCCTTATCTGACCAAGATGAAGGCACTGGGCGACAAACAGCCGAGTGAACTGATCCGAGAGCTATCCGCTGATTACGTCGACTTTATCGGCAAGCTCGTCACCATCGCCAACATTATGAAGAAAAGCTTCTTTGTCACCATCGCTTACTCTCCTATTTCGGTCAAACAGGTCGGGCTTTTCAACATGCTATTCGGGCAAAAAACACAAAAATTTGATCATTTGAAAATCTCCGATGTTGATTTCAAGAACGCAACTGAGAAATTGCTTGAAAACGCCGGTATAGTCGCTTCTGGCCTAGGCTCGATGGGGCTCCACTGCTTTCAGCTTTCAACCGAACAGATCATTGAGCTCTTTTATCAAATTTACAATCCAGCTGAATCAACCAAGGAGCGATTGACCGACGCTGAGATGCTAGCTTCTCAGGTCGTCTCCACCAAGAAAGCTCCGGCGGATGGCAAGGTGCCGGAGATCGATGGTATCACGCCGATGCTGATTGACAACACTCATATTGTGACGGCCCAGATGCAGCAGGAGGCGGAGCAGAGACGACAGGCCACTGAGATGGAAAATATGAATGCTCCTGCTGGAACGCAAGTACCACAGACCGCAGCCACAGAACAGGCTGG encodes:
- a CDS encoding PrgI family protein, with amino-acid sequence MGLVLRRADLINFGTADLLLYFGINVIISLEINLEGILRFKVPQNIDMQDRILGPLTMVQFIYAVVGFGICYAIFSAIPAPLSYLLVIPIGLFVVCLDFVKVNERPFLNFFMSAIQFAGSPKQRFWSQGSDSDMEVEIYQAQVQQTTHPHKDISHAEIEALAGKIDTISGKQMIER